Proteins from a genomic interval of Nostoc sp. TCL240-02:
- the accC gene encoding acetyl-CoA carboxylase biotin carboxylase subunit produces the protein MKFDKILIANRGEIALRILRACEEMGIATVAVHSTVDRNALHVQLADEAVCIGEPASSKSYLNIPNIIAAALTRNATAIHPGYGFLAENARFAEICADHHIAFIGPTPESIKLMGDKSTAKETMQKAGVPTVPGTEGLVESEEDGLKFAKDIGYPVMIKATAGGGGRGMRLVRSEDEFVKLFLAAQGEAGAAFGNSGVYIEKFIERPRHIEFQILADNYGNVIHLGERDCSIQRRNQKLLEEAPSPALDQDLREKMGQAAVKAAQFINYSGAGTIEFLLDRSGKFYFMEMNTRIQVEHPVTEMVTGIDLVAEQIRIAQGERLKLIQEQVVLRGHSIECRINAEDPDHDFRPSPGRISGYLPPGGPGVRIDSHVYTDYQIPPYYDSLIGKLIVWAPDRATAINRMKRALRECAITGLPTTIGFHQKIMETPQFLQGNVYTNFVQEMNG, from the coding sequence ATGAAGTTTGACAAAATATTAATTGCCAATCGGGGAGAAATCGCCCTTCGCATTCTCCGCGCCTGTGAAGAAATGGGAATTGCCACAGTCGCGGTTCACTCCACCGTTGACCGGAATGCTCTCCACGTCCAACTTGCTGATGAAGCGGTTTGCATTGGCGAACCAGCTAGCAGTAAAAGTTATTTGAATATTCCCAATATTATTGCCGCAGCCCTGACGCGCAATGCGACTGCCATTCATCCAGGCTATGGTTTTTTGGCAGAAAATGCCCGGTTTGCCGAAATTTGTGCCGACCATCATATTGCTTTTATCGGTCCAACTCCAGAATCTATCAAGCTGATGGGCGATAAATCCACTGCCAAAGAAACCATGCAAAAAGCTGGAGTCCCGACAGTACCAGGTACTGAGGGGTTAGTAGAATCTGAGGAAGATGGATTAAAATTCGCCAAGGATATCGGCTATCCAGTGATGATTAAAGCCACAGCCGGTGGCGGTGGGCGGGGTATGCGCCTAGTTCGTTCTGAAGATGAATTTGTTAAACTTTTCCTAGCAGCCCAAGGGGAAGCAGGAGCCGCTTTTGGGAATTCTGGCGTTTACATCGAAAAATTTATTGAACGTCCCCGCCACATCGAATTTCAAATTTTGGCGGATAACTACGGTAATGTCATCCACTTGGGTGAACGGGATTGCTCAATTCAGCGCCGCAACCAAAAGCTACTAGAAGAAGCACCAAGTCCGGCTCTCGACCAAGACCTGCGTGAGAAAATGGGACAAGCTGCTGTCAAAGCTGCACAATTCATTAATTACAGTGGGGCAGGTACTATTGAGTTTCTCTTGGATAGATCCGGTAAATTCTACTTTATGGAAATGAACACCCGGATTCAAGTAGAACATCCTGTAACAGAGATGGTTACTGGAATAGACTTAGTTGCCGAACAAATTCGGATTGCTCAAGGAGAAAGACTCAAGCTTATCCAAGAGCAAGTAGTTTTGCGGGGTCATTCGATTGAATGCCGGATCAACGCTGAAGACCCAGATCATGACTTTCGTCCCTCTCCAGGACGGATTAGTGGTTATCTGCCCCCTGGAGGCCCTGGTGTTCGGATTGATTCTCATGTCTACACAGATTACCAAATCCCACCTTATTACGATTCCTTGATTGGCAAGCTAATTGTTTGGGCCCCAGATCGAGCTACTGCTATTAACCGCATGAAACGCGCACTCCGGGAATGTGCCATCACTGGGCTACCCACCACTATCGGGTTCCATCAAAAAATTATGGAAACTCCACAATTTTTGCAGGGTAATGTCTATACAAATTTTGTCCAGGAGATGAACGGATAG